A single Fusarium oxysporum Fo47 chromosome IV, complete sequence DNA region contains:
- a CDS encoding kinase-like domain-containing protein, giving the protein MADREHEVDDANEALDPELLYSKEYCIGGGSFGKVYKGVDKRTGQAVAIKVIDIESAEDEVEDIIQEIAILSELQSPYVTKYYGSYAKGAELWIVMEFCSGGSCADLMKPGLIGEDYIAIIVRELLMGLDYLHTDKKLHRDVKAANVLLSSNGQVKLADFGVSGQLSATMTKKNTFVGTPFWMAPEVIKQSGYDHKADIWSLGITALELANGEPPYADIHPMKVLFLIPKNPPPRLEGNFTKAFKDFIELCLQRDPKDRPTAKDMLRHPFIRRAKRTTYLTELIERHQRWAATHKGEDDDNWDSANSGRAPAERERVDEDMWDFGTVRLVGERGGIVNRPGLNQLDENATNARASRPLESEEDYGEQRRDASPTKSRDFALQSLETVKANPGSRQSSPQRKAVPQSQYQQPLPSPTRALPQTPLKLPPPRDNAETPRPLRINPPAIVQESPEYDRELQSQLQRDIGMLNLDYEPQTERKASPQIQQVQPPQWSLPPAPPAHQQRPTTSKQMSLPEIPPYRPNQAPTQQRVPSLQQTSVPQVHTPLPGGAQGPRPLPSKAQSPSPSDFNTPSAFPTPAPANPNGELDALNDVIFPALEEALKRRQINLQQMYKPGQNPAQLTPQQQRAEASHEKLRKLVYKLAHVCKEIDHYDKAEPVGMGREVGSFLEGLLEEILVRVEPLDEDEEVPAS; this is encoded by the exons ATGGCAGATCGCGAGCATGAGGTTGACGACGCGAATGAAGCGCTTGACCCGGAGCTTCTCTACTCCAAGGAATACTGCATTG GTGGTGGCAGTTTCGGCAAAGTTTACAAAGG AGTCGATAAACGAACGGGCCAAGCTGTAGCGATCAAGGTCATTGATATAGAGAGTGCCGAAGACGAGGTCGAGGATATTATCCAAGAAATCGCCATTCTGTCCGAGCTACAATCACCATATGTCACCAAGTACTATGGATCCTATGCGAAAGGTGCCGAGTTATGGATCGTGATGGAGTTCTGTTCGGGAGGAAGCTGTGCCGACTTGATGAAGCCGGGATTGATTGGAGAGGACTACATCGCCATCATTGTGCGCGAGTTGCTCATGGGTTTGGATTATCTCCACACAGACAAGAAGCTACATCGAGATGTCAAAG CTGCCAATGTGCTTCTTAGCAGCAATGGTCAAGTCAAACTCGCCGATTTTGGCGTGTCAGGTCAGCTTTCTGCTACCATGACCAAGAAAAACACATTTGTTGGAACACCTTTTTGGATGGCCCCAGAGGTCATTAAGCAATCTGGGTATGATCATAAGGCCGATATTTGGTCTCTCGGTATTACAGCTCTCGAATTGGCCAATGGAGAGCCTCCTTATGCCGATATTCATCCTATGAAAGTTCTCTTTCTTATTCCAAAGAACCCTCCACCACGGCTAGAGGGAAATTTCACCAAAGCCTTCAAAGATTTCATCGAATTATGTCTCCAGCGAGATCCCAAAGACCGACCAACAGCCAAGGATATGCTGCGACACCCGTTTATTAGACGGGCAAAGCGGACAACTTACCTGACTGAGCTTATCGAGAGGCACCAACGCTGGGCAGCTACTCATAAGGGAGAGGACGATGACAACTGGGATTCGGCTAACAGTGGACGAGCTCCTGCAGAACGTGAGCGAGTTGACGAAGATATGTGGGATTTCGGCACGGTGAGACTTGTTGGCGAGCGTGGCGGCATTGTTAATCGACCAGGTCTCAACCAACTGGATGAGAACGCAACAAACGCACGTGCTTCTAGACCACTAGAGAGCGAGGAAGACTATGGCGAGCAACGACGAGACGCAAGCCCAACCAAGTCAAGAGATTTCGCCCTTCAATCCCTTGAGACTGTCAAGGCCAACCCGGGCTCAAGGCAGTCTAGCCCCCAACGAAAGGCTGTtcctcaatctcaatatCAGCAGCCACTCCCATCGCCTACGAGGGCACTGCCTCAAACTCCCTTGAAGCTCCCTCCTCCAAGGGATAACGCCGAGACTCCTCGCCCATTGAGAATAAACCCCCCTGCAATAGTGCAGGAGTCTCCAGAGTATGACCGGGAGCTTCAGAGCCAACTACAGCGTGATATTGGCATGCTCAATCTGGATTACGAACCACAGACTGAGAGGAAAGCCAGTCCACAGATCCAGCAGGTCCAGCCACCACAGTGGTCATTACCACCTGCTCCTCCGGCCCATCAGCAAcgaccaacaacaagcaagCAGATGAGCCTACCTGAGATACCTCCATACAGGCCAAACCAAGCCCCCACGCAGCAAAGGGTACCTTCATTGCAACAGACTTCTGTGCCTCAAGTTCACACGCCCCTCCCAGGGGGTGCACAAGGCCCTCGACCTCTTCCATCAAAAGCTCAGTCGCCCAGCCCATCGGATTTTAACACGCCATCGGCTTTCCCTACACCTGCACCAGCCAATCCCAATGGGGAGCTGGATGCTCTGAACGATGTCATATTCCCAGCCCTGGAGGAGGCGCTTAAGCGGCGACAGATAAACCTGCAGCAGATGTATAAGCCAGGACAGAACCCAGCTCAACTGACACCCCAACAACAACGCGCCGAAGCTTCTCACGAAAAGTTACGAAAATTGGTTTATAAGCTGGCACATGTCTGCAAAGAGATTGATCATTATGACAAGGCCGAGCCTGTTGGGATGGGCAGAGAGGTTGGCAGTTTTCTCGAGGGGCTTCTTGAGGAGATTCTGGTGAGAGTCGAGCCTttggatgaggatgaggaagtGCCCGCTTCATGA